Proteins from a genomic interval of Pseudodesulfovibrio nedwellii:
- the rpsL gene encoding 30S ribosomal protein S12 has protein sequence MPTINQLIRRGRKAQPKRKKTPALMECPQRRGVCTRVYTTTPKKPNSALRKVARVRLTNGMEVTAYIGGEGHNLQEHSVVLIRGGRVKDLPGVRYHVVRGTLDTSGVDDRRRGRSKYGTKRPK, from the coding sequence ATGCCCACCATTAACCAACTCATCCGTAGAGGCCGCAAAGCGCAGCCCAAGCGGAAGAAAACCCCGGCTCTGATGGAATGCCCTCAGCGTCGTGGTGTTTGCACTAGGGTTTACACAACAACCCCTAAGAAGCCGAACTCCGCGCTTCGTAAGGTTGCTCGTGTTCGCCTGACCAACGGCATGGAAGTAACTGCCTATATTGGTGGTGAAGGCCATAACCTGCAGGAACACTCCGTGGTTCTTATTCGTGGCGGTCGTGTAAAGGATTTGCCAGGTGTTCGTTACCATGTTGTCCGCGGTACTCTCGATACCTCCGGTGTTGATGATCGTCGTCGTGGTCGTTCCAAGTACGGCACCAAGCGTCCTAAATAG
- the rpoB gene encoding DNA-directed RNA polymerase subunit beta, with the protein MGQLRKKFGKIVNTLPIPHLLELQVDSYNRFLQEGTPPASRGDFGLEGVFRSVFPIEDFNKTASLDFVSYEIGEPKYDVDECISKGLTYETPIRITVRLVVFDVDEETDNRTIRDIKEQDIYFGTLPLMTVKGTYVINGTERVIVNQLQRSPGIIFEHDSGKSHSSRKVLYSSRIIPMRGSWLDFDFDHKDILYVRIDRRRKMPVTILLKAMGLSRTDILDYFYEIESYSLLKTKVQRKVVEEQFRKEEAFADIKIGDKVVVKKGHSFTKGAWKKLVKNEVKNIEVDPVSLLGLYLAKDIVDKNGEVLAEAAEEVTVELLEKLRDAKIKDLDVLHTRGLDVSSALRDTLLLDKTTDLETAQIEIYRRLRPSSPPTPEIASNFFENLFRSSDYYDLSSVGRYKLNSRLNQDVDLSTRTLTNEDILLAVKELMRLMDTHGPADDIDHLGNRRVRPVGELVENQYRIGLVRMERAIKERMSLQEVATLMPHDLINPKPVAAVLKEFFGTSQLSQFMDQTNPLSEVTHKRRLSALGPGGLTRERAGFEVRDVHTSHYGRICPIETPEGPNIGLIVSLTTYAKVNDYGFIETPYRKVVNKQTTTDISYIDASKEAKEIVAQANAPLDDKGVFVDSRINARIAGDIQQVAAEEVTCMDISPSQTVSISAALIPFLEHDDANRALMGSNMMRQAVPLLQAEEPLVGTNMEGPVARDSGACVLAEEDGIIHFVDAERVIINYDNGISPNTGGAKHYELQKWHKSNQNSCFGQTPRVQVGQRVKKGAVLADGPGIDHGELALGKNLLVAFMPWCGFNYEDSILISERMVKEDVFTSIHIEEFELVARDTKLGPEEVTRDISNVSEEMLRNLDECGIICIGARIKPDDIMVGKITPKGETQLTPEEKLLRAIFGDKARDVKNTSLKVPPGISGTIVDVKVFNRRSGDKDDRTKSIEDADLAAFDVKEMKHIASLTASTRDKVWAACEGGKLKKELIGPKKTKLGAVGEVIEREALDALPIKKMIGIFDKDINDQIKLIAADYEQQVAFIKNIYDVKRDKVTEGDDLPPGVIKMVKVYVAVKRKLSVGDKMAGRHGNKGVVSCILPEEDMPFFDDGTPMDIVLNPLGVPSRMNIGQIMETHLGMAGRKLGQQVTKMMEESGNALKDIREDVKSILDTPDMYELIDSMSDEEFVTALKQLKNGIVAKTPVFDGANEDGIWGWLEKAGLASDGKFILFDGRTGEPFHSRVTVGIMYILKLHHLVDEKIHARSTGPYSLVTQQPLGGKAQFGGQRLGEMEVWALEAYGAAYLLQEFLTVKSDDVQGRVKMYEKIVKGDNFLEAGLPESFNVLVKELMSLGLDVTLHYEDRKRPVAPAAPAAMKPLVD; encoded by the coding sequence ATGGGTCAACTGAGAAAAAAATTCGGCAAAATCGTCAACACGCTCCCCATTCCGCATCTCCTGGAACTCCAGGTAGATTCGTACAATCGTTTCCTGCAGGAAGGCACACCGCCGGCTAGCCGTGGAGACTTTGGGCTTGAGGGTGTATTCCGTTCCGTGTTTCCCATTGAAGATTTCAACAAGACCGCAAGCCTTGATTTCGTTTCTTATGAAATCGGCGAACCAAAATACGACGTCGATGAGTGCATCTCGAAAGGCCTGACCTACGAGACGCCCATCCGTATCACTGTCCGTCTCGTAGTTTTTGACGTGGATGAAGAGACTGACAACCGCACGATTCGCGATATCAAGGAACAGGACATTTACTTCGGAACGCTTCCGTTGATGACAGTAAAGGGTACCTATGTAATAAATGGTACTGAACGTGTTATTGTTAACCAGCTTCAGCGTTCTCCCGGTATCATTTTCGAACATGATTCTGGTAAATCACATTCCAGCCGCAAGGTGCTTTATTCAAGTCGCATCATACCCATGCGCGGCTCTTGGCTGGATTTCGACTTCGACCACAAGGACATTTTGTACGTCCGCATTGACCGTCGCCGGAAGATGCCAGTCACCATCCTGCTTAAAGCGATGGGACTTTCTCGTACTGATATCCTTGATTATTTCTACGAAATTGAATCTTATTCTTTGCTTAAAACCAAAGTACAGCGCAAGGTCGTAGAAGAGCAATTCCGTAAGGAAGAAGCTTTTGCCGACATTAAAATCGGTGATAAGGTTGTGGTCAAGAAGGGCCATAGCTTCACAAAGGGTGCTTGGAAGAAGCTCGTCAAGAACGAGGTTAAGAATATCGAGGTTGATCCGGTTTCTTTGCTCGGATTGTACTTGGCAAAGGACATCGTCGATAAAAATGGCGAAGTTTTGGCTGAGGCTGCCGAAGAAGTTACCGTTGAACTCCTTGAGAAGCTCCGTGATGCCAAGATTAAGGATCTGGACGTGCTGCATACTCGCGGCCTGGACGTTTCCTCTGCCTTGCGTGATACGCTTCTTCTGGACAAGACTACGGATCTCGAGACCGCACAGATCGAGATTTATCGCAGGCTTCGTCCCAGTTCACCTCCCACGCCTGAAATTGCGTCGAACTTTTTTGAGAATTTGTTCCGCTCTTCCGACTACTACGATCTGTCCAGCGTGGGTCGTTACAAACTTAACTCTCGTCTGAATCAGGACGTGGATTTGTCCACTCGCACTTTGACCAACGAGGATATTCTTCTCGCAGTCAAGGAACTTATGCGACTCATGGACACCCATGGTCCAGCTGATGATATTGACCATTTGGGCAACCGTCGTGTTCGTCCGGTGGGAGAACTGGTAGAAAACCAGTACCGCATCGGCCTCGTCCGCATGGAACGCGCTATTAAAGAGCGCATGTCTTTGCAGGAAGTCGCTACGCTGATGCCCCATGATCTGATCAACCCCAAACCGGTTGCTGCAGTGCTGAAGGAGTTCTTTGGAACTTCACAGCTCAGCCAGTTCATGGATCAGACCAACCCGCTTTCCGAAGTTACTCACAAGCGTCGTCTGTCCGCTCTTGGACCCGGTGGCTTGACTCGTGAGCGTGCTGGTTTTGAGGTCCGCGATGTGCATACCTCTCACTATGGTCGTATTTGTCCTATTGAAACGCCTGAAGGACCGAATATTGGTCTGATCGTTTCTTTGACGACGTACGCCAAGGTCAACGATTATGGTTTTATTGAAACACCGTATCGTAAGGTTGTGAACAAGCAGACCACCACTGATATATCCTACATTGACGCCTCCAAGGAAGCCAAGGAGATTGTGGCTCAGGCCAATGCTCCTCTGGATGATAAGGGTGTTTTTGTTGATTCACGTATCAATGCACGTATTGCCGGCGATATTCAACAAGTCGCAGCAGAAGAAGTCACCTGCATGGATATCAGCCCGAGCCAGACGGTTTCCATCTCGGCTGCGCTGATTCCCTTCTTGGAACATGATGACGCCAACCGTGCGCTCATGGGTTCCAACATGATGCGTCAGGCTGTTCCTCTGCTTCAGGCTGAGGAACCCCTGGTCGGTACCAATATGGAAGGTCCGGTCGCTCGCGACTCAGGAGCTTGTGTGCTGGCCGAAGAAGACGGTATCATCCACTTTGTGGATGCTGAACGTGTTATTATCAACTATGATAATGGGATTTCCCCGAATACCGGCGGTGCCAAGCATTACGAATTGCAGAAATGGCACAAGTCCAACCAGAACTCCTGCTTTGGACAAACTCCCCGCGTACAGGTGGGGCAGCGTGTCAAAAAGGGTGCAGTTCTGGCTGATGGCCCCGGCATTGATCATGGTGAACTCGCCCTGGGTAAGAACTTGCTTGTTGCGTTCATGCCTTGGTGTGGTTTCAACTACGAGGACTCCATTCTCATTTCCGAGCGTATGGTCAAGGAAGACGTGTTTACCTCGATTCACATTGAGGAATTTGAATTGGTCGCCCGTGACACAAAGCTTGGACCCGAAGAAGTGACCCGTGATATTTCCAACGTTTCTGAAGAAATGCTTCGGAACTTGGATGAGTGCGGTATCATTTGTATTGGTGCTCGCATCAAACCGGATGACATTATGGTCGGTAAAATCACGCCCAAGGGCGAGACACAGCTGACTCCGGAAGAGAAACTCCTCCGTGCTATCTTTGGTGATAAGGCTCGCGATGTGAAAAACACCTCTTTGAAGGTGCCGCCGGGAATTTCCGGTACCATCGTTGACGTCAAGGTCTTCAACCGTCGTTCCGGCGATAAGGATGACCGCACCAAATCGATCGAAGATGCGGATCTCGCAGCCTTTGATGTCAAGGAAATGAAGCATATCGCTTCCTTGACCGCTTCGACTCGTGACAAAGTATGGGCAGCCTGCGAAGGTGGAAAGCTCAAGAAAGAGCTGATTGGACCCAAGAAGACCAAGCTTGGCGCAGTCGGCGAGGTTATCGAGCGAGAAGCGCTGGATGCACTTCCTATTAAAAAGATGATCGGTATATTCGATAAGGATATCAATGATCAAATCAAGCTGATCGCTGCCGATTATGAGCAGCAGGTCGCTTTTATAAAGAACATCTATGACGTCAAGCGCGATAAAGTCACCGAAGGTGACGATCTGCCTCCGGGCGTCATCAAGATGGTCAAGGTCTATGTCGCCGTTAAGCGTAAATTGAGCGTGGGCGATAAGATGGCTGGCCGTCACGGTAACAAGGGTGTCGTATCCTGCATTCTTCCTGAGGAAGATATGCCGTTCTTTGATGACGGTACTCCCATGGATATCGTTTTGAACCCGCTGGGCGTTCCCTCCCGTATGAATATCGGGCAGATCATGGAAACCCATTTGGGCATGGCCGGTCGCAAGCTCGGTCAGCAGGTTACAAAGATGATGGAAGAGAGCGGCAACGCGCTCAAGGACATCCGTGAGGACGTCAAATCCATCCTTGATACACCTGACATGTACGAACTCATCGACTCCATGAGTGATGAAGAGTTTGTGACAGCGCTCAAGCAGTTGAAGAACGGTATTGTTGCCAAGACACCTGTGTTCGACGGCGCGAATGAAGACGGCATCTGGGGCTGGCTTGAGAAAGCCGGGCTCGCCTCTGACGGTAAGTTCATCTTGTTTGATGGCCGTACTGGCGAACCGTTCCACAGCCGTGTCACTGTTGGCATCATGTACATTCTGAAACTGCATCACCTTGTTGACGAGAAGATTCATGCCCGGTCTACCGGTCCTTACTCGCTCGTTACGCAGCAGCCTTTGGGCGGTAAAGCTCAATTTGGTGGCCAGCGTCTGGGTGAGATGGAAGTCTGGGCTCTTGAGGCCTACGGCGCCGCCTATCTTCTGCAGGAGTTCCTCACCGTCAAATCTGATGATGTGCAGGGCCGTGTGAAGATGTACGAAAAGATTGTCAAAGGTGATAACTTCCTGGAAGCCGGCTTGCCGGAATCCTTCAACGTTCTGGTCAAGGAACTCATGTCGCTGGGTCTGGATGTGACTTTGCACTACGAAGACCGTAAGCGTCCCGTTGCTCCTGCTGCTCCCGCAGCCATGAAGCCGCTGGTGGACTAA
- the rpsG gene encoding 30S ribosomal protein S7: protein MPRKGPVQKRQILPDPVYGSKLITRFINRLMLDGKKSTAERIFYQAIETLANKTNEEPLRAFEKCLDNIRPSLEVKSRRVGGATYQVPLEVRPDRQTALAIRWLIGYARGRGEKGMVARLSGELLDSFNNRGGAVKKREDTHKMAEANKAFAHYRW from the coding sequence ATGCCTCGTAAAGGTCCTGTCCAAAAGAGACAGATCCTGCCGGATCCAGTATACGGCAGCAAACTCATCACTCGCTTCATCAACCGGCTTATGCTGGATGGTAAGAAGAGTACTGCAGAAAGAATTTTCTACCAGGCTATTGAAACCCTGGCTAATAAGACTAACGAAGAGCCTTTGAGAGCTTTCGAAAAGTGCTTGGACAACATTCGTCCTTCTTTGGAAGTCAAATCCCGTCGCGTCGGTGGTGCCACCTATCAGGTACCTCTCGAAGTTCGCCCGGACCGTCAGACCGCTCTCGCCATTCGTTGGCTGATCGGTTATGCACGTGGTCGCGGAGAGAAGGGCATGGTTGCCCGTCTGTCTGGTGAACTGCTGGACTCCTTCAATAACCGTGGCGGCGCTGTCAAGAAGCGTGAAGATACCCACAAGATGGCTGAAGCTAACAAAGCTTTTGCTCACTACCGCTGGTAG
- the rpoC gene encoding DNA-directed RNA polymerase subunit beta', with protein MTLDDLFTLRGAPNAAAQGRNLKAIQISIAAPETIREWSFGEVKKPETINYRTFKPERDGLFCAKIFGPVKDYECNCGKYKRMKHRGIVCEKCGVEVIASKVRRERMGHIELAAPVAHIWFLKTLPSKIGTLLDITMADLEKVLYFDSFIVLDPGETPLKTHQVVSEDQYFQVIDHFGEDALTVGMGAETVRTMLQALDLPTLRAELREESQTTRSQTKKKKITKRLKIVEAFLESGNKPEWMIMEVIPIIPPELRPLVPLDGGRFATSDLNDLYRRVINRNNRLKRLLELGAPEIIIRNEKRMLQEAVDALFDNGRRGRAITGTNGRPLKSLSDMIKGKQGRFRQNLLGKRVDYSGRSVIVVGPKLKLHQCGLPKKMALELFKPFIYSELEKRELATTIKSAKKMVEREDLVVWDILEDVVREYPIMLNRAPTLHRLGIQAFEPLLIEGKAIQLHPLVCSAYNADFDGDQMAVHVPLSVEAQIECRVLMMSTNNILSPSNGTPIINPSQDIVLGLYYLTTPRSFEKGEGMTFSDSAEVISAYDFGVVGIHARIKVRIDGEIIETTTGRIIVAELLPKNVPFALVNCVLNKKNIAALVTGAYRLAGTKSTVILCDRIKDLGYEFATRAGVTIGVKDLKIPDAKPKMLATANVEVDEIENQFQDGIITRTEKYNKIVDVWTKVTNDISNEMMQEISTDILTDPKTGKTEVNSSFNPIYMMATSGARGNQDQMRQLAGMRGLMAKPSGEIIETPITASFREGLSVLQYFNSTHGARKGLADTALKTANSGYLTRRLVDVVQDVTVSEIDCGTVDGLEIGHLMKGGEIKQRLAERVQGRVTMFDTFDEDTGELVIPANSIIDEAYAQKLDKSGVNSILIRSGLTCKSKQGICAMCYGRDLARGHLVNVGETVGIIAAQSIGEPGTQLTMRTFHIGGTASKEIESSNIESQHNGRTVTSRMRTVVNSEGHKMVLGKSCQVGIIDEQGREREKYTLPSGSRLLVDEGQDIKKGTPLAEWDPYMEPFIVDVSGAIKFKDIIEGKTVQEDRTSKASFTIMEYRTTNFRPSVGLLGEDGTPVQRPGTEIDANFAMPVGAILMVKDGDMVKAGDVIARKPRESSKTKDIVGGLPRVAELFEVRKPKDMGVVTSIDGIVTFGAETKGKRKVVVTPETGDVQEFLIPKGKHITVQEADFVEAGDLLTEGNPELHDILRIKGEKFLAGYLVEEIQDVYRFQGVNINDKHIEIIVRQMLKKVSILEPGSTSFLIGEQVDKIRFMLENNKVSDEGGTPAIAETLVLGITQASLSTDSFISAASFQETTKVLTEASLKGKCDHLRGLKENVIVGRLVPAGTGFRKYTEAGIAVPEQTERPDKFLEELEESPLLVDVPQA; from the coding sequence ATGACGTTGGACGATCTGTTCACATTGCGTGGAGCGCCGAATGCTGCTGCCCAAGGGCGTAACCTGAAGGCTATCCAGATATCCATTGCTGCGCCTGAGACTATTCGTGAATGGTCTTTTGGCGAGGTTAAAAAACCGGAAACCATCAATTACCGTACCTTCAAGCCGGAGCGGGATGGCCTTTTCTGTGCCAAAATCTTCGGTCCTGTGAAAGACTACGAATGCAACTGCGGTAAGTACAAGCGCATGAAGCACCGCGGCATCGTCTGCGAAAAGTGCGGCGTTGAGGTCATTGCCTCCAAGGTTCGCCGTGAGCGCATGGGCCACATCGAACTTGCTGCTCCTGTTGCACACATATGGTTTCTGAAGACTCTCCCTTCCAAGATCGGTACCCTGCTCGACATCACCATGGCCGATCTGGAAAAGGTCTTGTACTTTGATTCCTTCATCGTTCTTGATCCGGGCGAAACCCCGCTCAAGACGCATCAGGTCGTGTCTGAAGATCAGTATTTTCAGGTTATCGACCACTTCGGTGAAGACGCATTGACCGTTGGTATGGGGGCAGAAACTGTCCGCACCATGTTGCAGGCGCTTGATCTGCCGACCCTTCGTGCTGAATTGCGTGAAGAGTCTCAGACCACACGGTCCCAGACCAAGAAAAAGAAAATTACCAAGCGACTGAAGATCGTCGAGGCTTTCCTCGAGTCTGGCAACAAGCCGGAGTGGATGATCATGGAAGTGATTCCCATCATTCCGCCCGAACTTCGTCCGTTGGTTCCTTTGGATGGTGGTCGTTTTGCCACTTCCGATCTCAATGATCTGTATCGGCGCGTTATCAACCGTAACAACCGTCTGAAAAGACTGTTGGAACTGGGCGCTCCTGAGATTATTATCCGCAACGAAAAACGTATGTTGCAGGAAGCCGTTGACGCATTGTTCGACAACGGTCGACGCGGCCGTGCCATTACGGGCACAAATGGTCGTCCGTTGAAATCCCTGTCCGACATGATCAAGGGTAAACAAGGTCGCTTCCGTCAGAACCTTCTGGGTAAGCGTGTTGATTATTCTGGTCGTTCCGTTATTGTTGTTGGTCCCAAGCTCAAGTTGCATCAGTGCGGCTTGCCCAAGAAGATGGCTCTCGAACTTTTCAAGCCGTTCATTTATTCCGAGCTTGAAAAACGTGAGTTGGCCACTACCATCAAATCTGCAAAGAAAATGGTCGAGCGCGAAGATCTGGTCGTCTGGGATATCCTGGAAGACGTGGTCCGCGAGTATCCGATCATGCTTAACCGCGCACCGACCTTGCATCGATTGGGTATTCAGGCTTTTGAGCCTCTGCTCATCGAGGGTAAGGCCATTCAGTTGCATCCGCTCGTCTGTTCCGCATACAACGCGGATTTCGATGGTGACCAGATGGCCGTCCACGTTCCGCTTTCAGTGGAAGCGCAGATCGAATGCCGCGTTTTGATGATGAGCACCAACAATATCTTGAGTCCGTCAAACGGAACTCCGATCATCAACCCGTCGCAGGATATTGTTCTTGGACTGTATTATCTGACAACTCCGCGTTCCTTTGAAAAGGGCGAGGGAATGACTTTCTCCGATTCGGCAGAAGTCATCTCCGCTTACGATTTTGGTGTTGTTGGTATTCATGCCAGGATCAAGGTTCGCATTGACGGCGAGATTATTGAAACGACTACTGGTCGTATTATTGTTGCCGAGCTGTTGCCAAAGAATGTTCCTTTTGCTTTGGTTAACTGTGTTCTCAATAAGAAAAATATTGCAGCTCTGGTTACTGGTGCTTACCGTCTGGCCGGTACCAAATCCACGGTTATTCTGTGTGATAGAATCAAGGATCTGGGTTACGAATTCGCAACCCGTGCTGGTGTGACCATTGGTGTCAAGGATCTCAAGATTCCTGATGCCAAGCCTAAGATGCTCGCTACCGCCAATGTAGAGGTTGACGAAATCGAGAATCAGTTCCAGGACGGTATCATCACCCGTACAGAGAAATATAATAAGATTGTTGACGTTTGGACCAAGGTTACAAACGACATTTCCAACGAAATGATGCAGGAGATATCTACGGACATTTTGACCGATCCCAAGACCGGCAAAACCGAAGTAAACTCCAGCTTCAACCCAATCTATATGATGGCGACCTCTGGAGCTCGAGGCAACCAGGACCAGATGCGTCAGTTGGCTGGTATGCGTGGTTTGATGGCAAAGCCTTCTGGTGAAATTATCGAGACCCCAATTACGGCTTCCTTCCGCGAAGGCCTGTCTGTTCTCCAGTACTTTAACTCCACTCACGGTGCACGAAAGGGCTTGGCTGATACCGCGCTCAAGACTGCAAACTCTGGTTACTTGACCCGTCGCCTCGTGGATGTTGTCCAAGATGTGACAGTGTCTGAAATTGATTGCGGTACCGTGGATGGTCTTGAAATTGGTCACCTTATGAAGGGTGGTGAAATCAAACAGCGTCTGGCCGAACGTGTCCAAGGTCGTGTGACCATGTTTGACACTTTTGACGAAGATACTGGTGAATTGGTCATTCCGGCCAATTCCATCATTGATGAAGCTTATGCCCAGAAACTCGATAAGTCGGGTGTGAACTCCATTCTCATTCGTTCCGGTTTAACCTGTAAGTCCAAGCAGGGCATATGCGCCATGTGTTATGGTCGAGACCTTGCACGCGGCCATCTGGTCAACGTCGGTGAGACGGTCGGTATTATCGCCGCTCAGTCCATCGGTGAGCCTGGAACCCAGCTGACTATGCGTACCTTCCATATTGGTGGTACCGCATCCAAGGAAATTGAATCTTCGAACATCGAATCCCAGCACAATGGTCGCACCGTGACTTCTCGTATGCGTACTGTCGTCAACTCCGAAGGCCACAAAATGGTGCTCGGTAAGAGTTGTCAGGTTGGAATTATTGACGAGCAGGGCCGTGAGCGTGAAAAATACACGCTTCCATCCGGTTCTCGTTTGTTGGTGGACGAAGGGCAGGATATCAAGAAGGGAACCCCTCTGGCTGAGTGGGATCCGTACATGGAGCCGTTCATTGTTGACGTTTCCGGTGCTATCAAATTCAAGGATATCATTGAAGGCAAGACCGTGCAGGAAGATCGTACTTCCAAGGCATCCTTCACCATTATGGAATACCGTACTACCAACTTCCGTCCCTCGGTCGGTCTGTTGGGTGAAGACGGAACCCCCGTGCAGCGTCCCGGCACCGAAATCGATGCCAACTTCGCTATGCCTGTGGGCGCCATTCTGATGGTTAAGGACGGTGATATGGTCAAGGCCGGTGACGTTATCGCACGTAAACCACGTGAGTCTTCCAAGACGAAAGATATCGTTGGTGGTCTCCCGCGCGTCGCAGAGCTGTTCGAGGTACGCAAACCCAAGGATATGGGTGTTGTCACCTCCATTGACGGCATTGTCACCTTTGGTGCTGAAACCAAAGGTAAGCGCAAAGTTGTTGTCACGCCGGAAACCGGTGACGTTCAGGAATTCCTTATTCCCAAGGGTAAGCATATCACGGTTCAGGAAGCTGACTTCGTGGAAGCAGGTGACCTGCTGACAGAAGGCAACCCGGAACTGCATGATATCTTGCGCATTAAGGGTGAAAAGTTCCTGGCTGGTTACCTTGTTGAAGAAATTCAGGATGTGTATCGTTTCCAGGGTGTTAACATTAACGATAAGCATATTGAAATAATAGTGCGTCAGATGCTTAAAAAGGTTTCCATCCTCGAACCTGGTTCTACCTCCTTCCTTATCGGAGAGCAGGTGGATAAGATCAGGTTTATGTTAGAGAACAATAAGGTCTCAGATGAAGGTGGCACTCCCGCTATAGCCGAGACTTTGGTTCTGGGTATTACCCAGGCATCTTTGTCCACGGATTCCTTCATCTCTGCAGCTTCCTTCCAGGAAACAACCAAGGTTTTGACCGAGGCTTCTTTGAAAGGTAAGTGTGATCATCTGCGCGGCTTGAAAGAAAACGTCATTGTTGGTCGTTTGGTGCCCGCTGGTACCGGCTTCCGCAAGTACACCGAAGCAGGCATTGCAGTGCCGGAACAGACGGAGCGCCCGGATAAGTTCCTTGAGGAACTTGAAGAGAGCCCGTTACTGGTTGACGTCCCGCAGGCCTAG